In a single window of the Amycolatopsis sp. cg5 genome:
- a CDS encoding tetratricopeptide repeat protein, translated as MIDETAGPEQAGEARFQAFRRAEALVERRRPLDALKALEPLLDEEPDKPSVQLLAARAYFHSAQLNRAERAFTKVLELDPTDHYARFVLGRTLQRMTRYPEALTQMRMAAAMHPIPEYLEAIAELNARIALGGP; from the coding sequence ATGATTGACGAGACGGCTGGACCGGAGCAGGCCGGGGAAGCCCGGTTTCAGGCCTTTCGGCGGGCTGAGGCCCTGGTCGAACGGCGACGTCCGCTCGACGCCTTGAAGGCGCTCGAGCCACTACTCGACGAAGAACCGGACAAACCGAGCGTGCAGCTGCTGGCCGCCCGCGCCTATTTCCACTCGGCGCAGCTCAACCGCGCCGAGCGCGCGTTCACCAAGGTGCTGGAGCTGGACCCGACCGATCACTACGCGCGGTTCGTGCTCGGGCGGACGCTGCAGCGGATGACCCGTTATCCCGAAGCGCTCACCCAGATGCGGATGGCGGCCGCGATGCACCCCATCCCCGAGTACCTCGAAGCGATCGCCGAGCTCAACGCGAGGATTGCCCTCGGCGGGCCCTAG
- a CDS encoding VOC family protein — protein sequence MSDQPYLGLAPYLYYANATEALEWLTRVFGFTEKVRYVDSAGEVFQAVLDVGGGEVQIAGVGHEYWAAKGVDGPVGQLTIVYVGDVDTVHARISAALGAEASLPQDQPYGARVFTVPDPGGNTWTFWQQVTDEVELPPGWQCVKASGSI from the coding sequence ATGAGTGACCAGCCGTACCTGGGGCTTGCCCCGTATCTCTATTACGCGAACGCCACCGAGGCACTCGAATGGCTCACCCGGGTTTTCGGCTTCACCGAAAAGGTGCGGTACGTCGATTCGGCCGGCGAGGTGTTCCAGGCCGTGCTCGACGTCGGCGGCGGTGAGGTGCAGATCGCGGGCGTCGGTCACGAGTACTGGGCGGCGAAGGGCGTCGACGGCCCGGTCGGCCAGCTGACCATCGTCTACGTCGGCGACGTGGACACGGTGCACGCGCGGATCTCGGCCGCGCTGGGCGCCGAGGCGTCGTTGCCGCAGGACCAGCCGTACGGTGCGCGGGTGTTCACCGTGCCCGACCCCGGCGGCAACACCTGGACGTTCTGGCAGCAGGTGACCGACGAGGTCGAACTGCCGCCCGGCTGGCAGTGCGTCAAAGCGTCGGGATCGATCTAG